Proteins from a genomic interval of Vreelandella profundi:
- a CDS encoding capsular polysaccharide biosynthesis protein, with amino-acid sequence MAKRTAGYTSSGIRKVSALPALLTEFDRFERINPVKRKPNAVVGWGLKQTSVRARGYAQRHQLPYIALEDGFLRSLGLGVNGFQPHSLVVDHTGIYYDASRPSDLENWLNTDTFDDEELDQATRCMALIARYRLSKYNHAADHPIQASNQARVLVVDQTAGDASIHYGGASAESFEQMLEAALSEHPDAEILVKIHPDVIAGKKQGHLLKAAEHPRCHVISEDLNPWALFDHVDHVYVVTSQLGFEALLAGKQVNCFGIPFYAGWGLTLDQIPCHRRRQARTLTEVFAAAYLRYCRYANPYTQQPATLEETIALITDQKRQQERYRGAWLACGFSSWKRRFIGDFLGTAAQVEYQPKLPGALTTEPDPKRLLVWSSRIDANFKRQYDQHMETLWRMEDGFIRSVGLGVDLTQPLSLVIDSQGIYYDPGQPSDLETLLTNTTFSDDLLLRAQQLRERLVALKLSKYNVRGQTGIDLPQDRYTILVPGQVESDASIATGSPHITTNSGLLSAVRSAHPDAFIIYKAHPDVLSGARIGKLDTNAKRLYDLEASGLDIAALLERVDAVHTMSSLTGFEALLRKREVCTYGLPFYAGWGLTQDSLSCPRRTRTLSLDALVAGTLILYPGYVDPASGQLCNAETVVSLLEQARTQHSTPTWKQHLYRCYRNLLIKRH; translated from the coding sequence ATGGCGAAACGAACAGCAGGCTACACATCATCAGGCATTCGCAAGGTTAGTGCCCTGCCTGCCCTGCTGACCGAATTTGATCGTTTTGAACGCATAAATCCAGTGAAGCGGAAACCAAACGCGGTGGTCGGCTGGGGATTAAAGCAGACCAGCGTGCGTGCTCGTGGTTATGCTCAGCGCCATCAACTGCCCTATATTGCGCTAGAGGATGGCTTCCTACGTTCGCTAGGCCTGGGTGTTAATGGCTTTCAGCCACATAGTCTTGTCGTCGACCATACCGGTATTTATTACGATGCCTCGCGCCCCTCTGACTTAGAAAACTGGCTCAACACCGATACCTTTGATGATGAAGAGCTAGACCAAGCAACGCGCTGTATGGCGTTGATTGCCCGCTATCGGCTATCCAAATATAACCACGCCGCGGACCACCCTATTCAGGCATCAAACCAGGCGCGTGTATTGGTTGTTGATCAAACCGCTGGCGACGCGTCCATTCATTATGGCGGCGCGAGTGCTGAAAGCTTTGAGCAGATGCTTGAAGCGGCCTTGAGCGAGCACCCCGATGCTGAGATTTTGGTTAAAATTCATCCGGACGTCATCGCGGGTAAGAAGCAAGGCCACCTGCTAAAAGCTGCTGAGCACCCTCGTTGCCATGTCATCAGTGAAGATCTCAATCCCTGGGCGCTTTTTGATCACGTGGACCACGTCTATGTGGTGACCAGCCAACTCGGCTTTGAAGCCCTACTAGCGGGCAAGCAGGTCAACTGTTTCGGCATACCGTTTTACGCAGGCTGGGGATTAACACTTGATCAAATTCCCTGCCATCGACGCCGCCAAGCGCGTACGCTGACAGAAGTGTTTGCCGCGGCCTATTTGCGCTACTGCCGCTACGCTAACCCTTACACCCAACAGCCCGCCACGCTGGAAGAAACCATCGCCCTGATCACCGATCAAAAGCGCCAGCAGGAACGCTATCGAGGCGCATGGTTAGCCTGTGGCTTTTCATCCTGGAAGCGACGCTTTATTGGCGATTTTCTAGGCACCGCCGCTCAGGTCGAGTATCAGCCAAAGCTACCTGGTGCGCTAACCACTGAGCCAGATCCAAAGCGGCTACTGGTCTGGTCAAGCCGCATTGATGCGAACTTTAAACGCCAATATGACCAGCACATGGAAACATTATGGCGGATGGAAGATGGTTTTATTCGCTCGGTGGGCCTGGGAGTTGACTTAACTCAGCCGCTGTCTCTCGTCATTGACTCCCAGGGTATCTATTACGATCCCGGCCAACCCAGTGACTTAGAGACACTGCTCACCAACACCACGTTTAGCGATGACCTACTACTTCGCGCCCAGCAACTGCGTGAACGGCTCGTGGCGCTCAAGCTCTCTAAATACAACGTGCGCGGACAAACAGGCATTGATCTACCTCAGGATCGTTATACGATTCTGGTACCCGGCCAGGTGGAAAGCGATGCTTCTATTGCTACAGGCTCACCCCATATCACCACCAATAGCGGGTTATTAAGCGCCGTTCGTAGCGCCCACCCAGACGCTTTTATTATTTATAAAGCCCACCCTGACGTATTGAGCGGGGCGCGCATCGGTAAACTCGATACCAATGCCAAACGCCTGTATGATCTAGAGGCCAGCGGTCTCGATATCGCGGCGTTATTAGAGCGTGTTGATGCCGTTCACACGATGAGTTCCTTAACAGGATTTGAAGCACTGCTGCGCAAGCGTGAAGTGTGCACGTATGGTCTGCCATTTTATGCTGGCTGGGGGTTAACACAGGATTCGCTTAGCTGCCCACGCCGCACGCGTACGCTCTCATTGGACGCGCTGGTTGCAGGCACGCTGATTTTGTATCCCGGCTATGTGGACCCAGCGTCCGGGCAGCTATGCAATGCTGAAACGGTCGTTAGCCTGTTGGAACAGGCAAGAACACAACATTCTACCCCTACATGGAAACAGCATCTTTACCGCTGTTATCGTAACTTGTTGATTAAAAGGCATTGA
- a CDS encoding sensor domain-containing diguanylate cyclase encodes MPLVQRLKFKRFPRFHSLKGRLLLGLAFTWLLVVTLVLGMAWQAGKAMVQETNMVHLRYEATLLADEVTQQIESRFQALNYLSAIIGNRDDTEWLNAQLRVNDALIAWFEGVIVADSSGRIIADWPAVSGRIGLESEEREYFRMVRGTRQPYVSEPFIGRASGIQMVLVSVPRLNAEGEFIGLIGGIVSLNSGGLFDRLSKVRLGEKGYAGVATASGKILYHPNKSLINSFVPSASFNPWLDLALDGWEGDSLGVLEDGQMALQSYAQVWPASWIVGIYLPVDQAQIPLSEFIYRLWWTWLVLVILMMPLMGWVLARVLTPLKHLEVQIGEVGVGEREQVALATSMEELQQVASTFNRVESERQQLVEHLQERQAFLDSVLNATPQGMFITNCDGAITYMNPALLEMLGIDSAFQVEELLQHIHSEDRAGAKDMWRHSLKNGSDFVRQLRFKRSDSETYWLDFHARAVVLKLGGQALGWVGVVKNITERREREAIQRWEAEHDPLTGLLNRRGFERRLEEAFAEFKKTNTSSALLLFDLDHFKPINDQGGHALGDEMLRRVAQVVVLKVRRSDHVARQGGDEFGVLLSKCTLSQAEKIADTLRRAVSAVSVIHEGKEYRVTMSIGVTTFNESDTNEADVLVRADLASYEAKNLGRDSVVVNVPTNDHNSAG; translated from the coding sequence ATGCCATTAGTGCAGCGTTTAAAATTCAAGCGATTTCCTCGCTTTCATTCTTTAAAAGGTCGGCTTCTGCTGGGCTTGGCTTTTACCTGGCTTCTAGTCGTGACGTTAGTGCTTGGCATGGCTTGGCAAGCAGGCAAAGCGATGGTGCAAGAGACTAATATGGTTCATCTGCGCTACGAAGCTACGTTACTAGCTGATGAGGTCACCCAGCAAATAGAGTCGCGCTTTCAAGCGCTTAATTATTTAAGCGCCATCATTGGTAATCGCGATGATACGGAATGGTTAAACGCCCAACTGCGAGTAAACGACGCCCTAATCGCATGGTTTGAGGGTGTGATAGTGGCGGATTCAAGTGGACGCATAATAGCTGACTGGCCCGCCGTTAGTGGACGCATTGGGCTCGAAAGTGAGGAGCGTGAGTACTTTAGAATGGTTCGTGGTACTCGTCAGCCTTACGTCAGCGAACCCTTTATAGGGCGTGCGAGTGGCATTCAGATGGTGCTGGTAAGCGTTCCACGTCTCAATGCAGAGGGCGAATTCATCGGTTTGATTGGCGGCATTGTTAGCCTCAATTCTGGCGGTTTATTTGATCGTTTGTCAAAGGTGCGATTGGGCGAGAAAGGCTATGCAGGTGTCGCTACGGCTTCGGGCAAAATTTTATATCACCCAAATAAATCGCTGATTAATTCTTTTGTACCCAGTGCTTCATTTAATCCTTGGTTGGACTTGGCGCTGGATGGATGGGAGGGCGATAGCCTTGGAGTACTCGAAGATGGTCAAATGGCGCTGCAATCATACGCTCAAGTATGGCCGGCCAGCTGGATAGTGGGTATCTATTTACCCGTTGATCAGGCTCAGATCCCACTATCAGAGTTTATTTATCGGCTATGGTGGACGTGGTTGGTGCTCGTCATATTGATGATGCCATTGATGGGGTGGGTTCTCGCGCGCGTTTTGACACCACTGAAGCATTTAGAGGTGCAAATTGGTGAGGTGGGAGTAGGTGAGCGTGAGCAGGTTGCCCTAGCAACGAGCATGGAAGAGTTGCAGCAGGTTGCTTCCACTTTTAATCGGGTCGAAAGCGAGCGCCAGCAACTCGTCGAACATTTACAAGAGCGCCAAGCTTTTTTAGATTCTGTTCTCAATGCTACGCCTCAGGGAATGTTTATTACCAATTGTGATGGTGCTATCACCTATATGAACCCGGCATTGCTGGAAATGCTTGGCATTGATAGCGCCTTCCAAGTAGAGGAATTGTTGCAGCATATCCATAGCGAGGATCGTGCTGGCGCTAAAGACATGTGGCGGCATAGCTTGAAGAATGGCAGTGATTTCGTTAGGCAACTGCGCTTTAAGCGTAGTGACAGCGAAACGTATTGGCTGGATTTTCATGCGCGGGCGGTTGTGCTCAAGCTGGGTGGGCAGGCGCTAGGTTGGGTGGGTGTTGTTAAGAACATCACTGAACGTCGCGAAAGAGAAGCTATTCAGCGTTGGGAAGCCGAGCACGATCCACTGACCGGCCTATTGAACCGGCGAGGCTTTGAACGGCGTCTCGAAGAGGCTTTTGCTGAATTTAAAAAAACCAATACCTCTTCGGCATTGCTACTTTTTGATTTAGATCATTTTAAACCTATTAATGATCAAGGTGGCCATGCTCTGGGCGATGAAATGTTAAGGAGAGTCGCCCAAGTCGTGGTCTTGAAAGTCCGTCGTAGCGACCATGTGGCGCGCCAGGGCGGTGATGAGTTTGGTGTGCTGCTTTCTAAATGCACCCTATCGCAAGCAGAAAAAATTGCAGACACGTTGCGTCGCGCCGTTAGCGCTGTTTCGGTTATTCATGAAGGTAAGGAATACAGGGTGACAATGAGTATTGGCGTCACGACTTTTAATGAAAGCGATACGAACGAGGCTGATGTACTTGTTCGTGCCGATTTAGCCAGTTATGAGGCTAAAAATCTTGGCCGAGATAGTGTCGTGGTGAATGTTCCTACTAACGATCATAATTCCGCCGGGTGA
- a CDS encoding AEC family transporter has protein sequence MNLLELFARTLDVTLPVFAMVFVGLMLKRLKWIDSAFVSTASALVFKATLPTLIFISLIKADLGVALDVSLMVFFAAATLGQFLLSWLWAHYRVPRQERGIYVQGAFRGNCGVVGLALAAGMYGNYGISAGSLLLGVVIVMYNAFSVVVLAFYQPGQSTDWRSLLKHVATNPLIISVFAALPFTVFAIPLPSWLITSGDYFASLTLPLALICIGATLSVSSMRTGSQVALGSSLMKMVTMPVLSTVAAWMVGFSGEQLGLLFLFFASPTAAASFVMVKAIGGNVALAANIIAITTLMASVTVTVGVFALRLLGWI, from the coding sequence GTGAACCTACTTGAACTGTTTGCCCGCACGCTTGATGTCACGCTGCCTGTTTTTGCAATGGTATTTGTTGGCTTGATGCTAAAACGGTTGAAGTGGATCGATAGTGCTTTTGTCTCGACGGCCTCTGCGCTGGTTTTTAAAGCAACACTCCCGACGCTAATTTTTATTAGCTTGATCAAGGCGGACTTGGGCGTTGCGCTGGACGTATCGCTCATGGTGTTCTTCGCTGCCGCCACCCTGGGCCAGTTTCTACTCAGCTGGCTGTGGGCGCATTACCGCGTGCCACGTCAAGAGCGCGGCATTTATGTGCAAGGGGCATTTCGCGGCAATTGCGGCGTGGTGGGGCTGGCACTGGCAGCGGGCATGTACGGTAACTATGGCATTTCAGCGGGTAGCCTGCTGCTAGGCGTGGTGATTGTGATGTACAACGCGTTTTCGGTTGTTGTCCTGGCGTTCTATCAACCGGGTCAGTCAACGGACTGGCGCAGCCTGTTAAAACACGTAGCCACCAACCCGCTGATTATTTCCGTGTTTGCGGCACTGCCTTTCACCGTGTTTGCGATCCCGTTACCCAGTTGGCTAATTACCTCAGGCGATTACTTTGCGTCTTTAACACTGCCGCTGGCATTGATTTGTATCGGTGCAACACTCTCAGTGTCGAGTATGCGTACCGGTAGCCAGGTGGCCCTAGGCTCAAGCTTGATGAAGATGGTGACAATGCCGGTGCTCTCCACCGTAGCGGCGTGGATGGTGGGTTTTTCGGGCGAGCAACTAGGTTTATTGTTCCTGTTCTTTGCCAGCCCAACCGCTGCGGCAAGCTTTGTAATGGTCAAAGCGATTGGGGGTAATGTGGCATTAGCGGCCAATATCATCGCGATCACCACACTCATGGCGAGCGTCACCGTGACGGTCGGCGTTTTTGCCTTACGCTTGCTGGGGTGGATTTAG
- a CDS encoding CreA family protein — MFFSKRIVLNTLVVMLALMPSVLLAQDAHIGSVRTEFRMLGPNNTIEVERFDDPKVQGISCYISYSQVGGISGAVGLAEEASEASVVCRQTGEIVFAPADVEEQEVIFTQRRSALFKNLRVVRMHDTETQTFVYLTYSTRLVDGSPKNAITAVHYGD; from the coding sequence ATGTTTTTCTCTAAACGCATTGTTCTAAACACACTTGTCGTGATGTTGGCGCTTATGCCGTCGGTGCTGTTGGCGCAGGATGCTCATATTGGCAGCGTGCGTACCGAGTTTCGTATGCTTGGGCCGAATAACACCATTGAAGTAGAGCGTTTTGATGACCCGAAGGTGCAGGGTATTTCCTGCTACATTTCCTACTCGCAGGTCGGCGGCATTTCCGGGGCGGTAGGGTTGGCTGAAGAGGCAAGTGAGGCCAGCGTGGTATGCCGGCAAACGGGAGAGATAGTGTTCGCCCCGGCTGACGTAGAGGAGCAAGAGGTGATTTTTACCCAGCGCCGCTCAGCATTGTTCAAAAATCTGCGCGTTGTTCGTATGCACGACACCGAAACGCAAACCTTTGTTTACCTTACCTACAGCACTCGGCTAGTGGATGGGTCGCCTAAAAATGCTATTACGGCCGTTCATTACGGTGATTGA
- a CDS encoding pyridoxamine 5'-phosphate oxidase family protein, translating to MSSPEHKQKIWKMIKDIKVGMLVTLDNDTPRARPMHLVQEEYDGTLWFFTRRSAEKVFEAKRDHDVCLSFSDQEDGVYVSLSGKANLTDDRDLIEKYWNSFIAAWFPEGKDDPDVALLEIKVEMGEHWKSKESKAFQLYEIAKANLKKDATPNLGENEKFGG from the coding sequence ATGTCCAGCCCTGAACATAAGCAAAAGATCTGGAAGATGATCAAAGATATCAAAGTTGGCATGCTGGTGACGCTAGACAACGACACCCCGCGCGCCCGGCCAATGCACCTAGTGCAAGAAGAGTACGACGGCACCCTATGGTTTTTTACTCGGCGCAGCGCCGAAAAGGTGTTTGAAGCCAAAAGAGATCACGATGTGTGCCTTAGCTTTTCCGATCAAGAAGATGGCGTTTACGTTTCGCTTTCCGGCAAAGCTAACCTTACCGATGATCGCGACCTGATCGAGAAATACTGGAACTCTTTCATTGCAGCCTGGTTCCCTGAAGGCAAAGACGACCCGGATGTTGCGCTGCTGGAAATTAAAGTGGAGATGGGCGAGCACTGGAAGTCAAAAGAGAGCAAAGCCTTCCAGCTTTACGAAATTGCGAAAGCTAACCTGAAAAAGGACGCCACGCCGAACCTCGGTGAAAACGAAAAGTTCGGCGGTTAA
- a CDS encoding DUF333 domain-containing protein, producing MRMISTPVEAGCNVKRLMRDGRQVFLMSGLLLLAGCASEGGGDNTQNYMTQRAAQYCESIGGETEVQETSLGTGRYCRLPDGRVENQGQLYRNERMEND from the coding sequence ATGCGAATGATTTCAACGCCGGTAGAGGCAGGATGTAACGTTAAAAGGCTGATGCGTGATGGCCGCCAGGTTTTTTTAATGAGCGGTTTGCTGTTGCTGGCAGGTTGTGCAAGCGAGGGTGGGGGCGATAACACGCAAAACTACATGACCCAGCGTGCAGCTCAATACTGCGAAAGTATTGGCGGTGAGACGGAGGTTCAAGAAACCAGCTTGGGCACCGGACGATATTGCCGCTTACCCGATGGGCGAGTAGAAAATCAGGGGCAGCTCTATCGCAATGAGCGGATGGAGAATGACTGA
- a CDS encoding GlxA family transcriptional regulator, with protein MRLDYQGPLPEMVGFLLLPQFSMMAFFAAVEPLRIANRISDRPLFDWTLISADGGPVTASNGMTLMADQSTGQVHHLPSLAVCSGFTPEAHLTRPLMAWLHQLDQAGCCLGGIDTGAFLLASTGLLTHERVALHWESLPAFREHFPGIETTDELYELGERRFSCAGGAAAMDMALEVIARRHGVKLAIDVSEQLIHDRIRTRSDQQRMALVKRLSTHNRHVVEAVALMEQNIEEPLSLEEVASRVEVSVRQLQRLFEQELSMTPRQWYLQLRVKRAKRLLVETDLAVLTVGLACGFSSSSSFARTFRAHYGYSPRAVRN; from the coding sequence ATGCGTCTTGATTACCAAGGCCCTTTACCTGAAATGGTGGGGTTTTTATTGTTACCGCAGTTTTCCATGATGGCTTTCTTCGCAGCGGTTGAGCCGTTACGGATCGCAAATCGTATTTCTGATCGCCCACTGTTTGATTGGACGCTGATTAGCGCTGACGGTGGGCCGGTAACGGCGTCGAACGGTATGACGTTAATGGCCGATCAATCAACTGGCCAGGTGCACCATTTGCCCTCACTGGCAGTGTGCAGCGGTTTCACGCCAGAAGCCCACCTTACTCGGCCCTTAATGGCATGGCTGCATCAGTTAGACCAGGCAGGCTGCTGCTTAGGCGGCATTGATACTGGAGCATTTTTGCTGGCATCCACCGGGTTGCTAACGCATGAACGGGTGGCGCTGCACTGGGAGAGCCTGCCTGCTTTTCGCGAACACTTCCCGGGTATCGAGACAACCGACGAACTGTACGAGCTGGGCGAGCGGCGTTTTTCCTGCGCGGGTGGGGCGGCCGCTATGGATATGGCGCTAGAGGTGATTGCGCGCCGCCATGGAGTTAAGCTGGCGATTGATGTTTCTGAGCAGCTAATTCACGACCGTATTCGAACACGTAGCGACCAGCAGCGCATGGCGTTGGTGAAGCGGCTAAGTACTCATAACCGGCACGTGGTAGAAGCGGTTGCGCTAATGGAGCAAAACATTGAAGAGCCGCTCAGCCTGGAAGAAGTAGCAAGCCGCGTTGAGGTATCGGTTCGCCAGTTGCAGCGCTTGTTTGAGCAAGAGCTAAGCATGACGCCTCGCCAGTGGTACTTGCAGCTACGCGTTAAACGCGCCAAGCGGCTGCTGGTCGAGACCGACTTAGCGGTACTGACGGTGGGGCTGGCCTGTGGGTTTAGTTCGTCATCAAGCTTTGCGCGCACGTTTCGTGCCCATTACGGCTACTCACCAAGAGCCGTTCGCAACTGA
- a CDS encoding ABC transporter substrate-binding protein — protein sequence MSDTTKSLSLTAGFLLSAFAAAPAMAELDELRFGVPPWPGVTVKSEVAAQLLETMGYKTRQQDLAVSIILGGLSRNDLDIYLGGWYPVQTDMIEPLVADGKVEKVVSNIKGANSGLVVPQYVYDAGVTTVAELAEHRDQFDGEIQGIEAGTGINEAILNAIDNDIGGLGDWQLSESSTSAMLAQAEQKIADEEWVTFVGWEPHWMNVSFDLAYLADSDDAGVASIESTVWTVTPASLAEEAPEVHRFLSQYVIDIEDQNDWVHEYSYEERAADDVAQEWISNNLDTVAQWLDGVKTRDGEPAIDQVRAQFGS from the coding sequence ATGTCTGACACTACCAAGTCGTTGTCGCTTACAGCGGGTTTTCTACTTTCTGCGTTCGCTGCCGCCCCAGCGATGGCGGAGCTTGATGAACTGCGCTTTGGCGTGCCGCCGTGGCCTGGCGTTACCGTGAAATCGGAAGTGGCTGCTCAACTACTTGAGACAATGGGGTATAAAACGCGCCAGCAAGATTTAGCCGTGAGCATTATTCTGGGCGGCTTGTCGCGTAATGATCTGGATATCTACTTAGGCGGCTGGTATCCCGTCCAGACCGACATGATCGAGCCCCTGGTGGCTGACGGAAAAGTAGAAAAAGTGGTTTCCAATATCAAAGGCGCTAATTCAGGGCTCGTCGTGCCGCAGTATGTTTATGATGCGGGGGTGACCACCGTGGCTGAGTTGGCCGAACATCGTGATCAGTTCGATGGCGAAATCCAAGGCATTGAAGCGGGCACCGGCATTAACGAGGCGATCCTTAACGCCATTGATAACGACATTGGAGGCCTGGGGGATTGGCAACTGAGTGAAAGCTCAACCTCGGCCATGCTGGCTCAAGCTGAACAAAAAATAGCCGATGAAGAGTGGGTGACGTTTGTCGGCTGGGAGCCTCACTGGATGAACGTGAGCTTCGATTTGGCGTATTTAGCCGATAGCGATGATGCAGGCGTGGCCTCAATCGAAAGCACCGTCTGGACAGTCACACCTGCCAGCCTGGCTGAGGAAGCCCCCGAGGTTCACCGTTTTTTGTCACAATACGTGATCGATATTGAAGACCAAAACGACTGGGTGCATGAGTATAGCTATGAAGAGCGTGCGGCGGATGATGTCGCGCAGGAGTGGATTAGTAACAACTTGGACACTGTAGCCCAATGGTTAGACGGCGTTAAAACCCGCGATGGCGAACCCGCCATTGATCAGGTGCGTGCGCAGTTCGGTTCTTAA
- a CDS encoding alpha/beta hydrolase fold domain-containing protein encodes MNVDAFIERFSEGLAAMEELPLPQARSAYDKLCRTFAPPDPPGMRIENTVLSGVSVRRFIPQRPTSGCVLFIHGGGFTIGSVESHHGTAVSLAQALGRELVSVNYRLAPEVDYATMLADCQTVRTAVQPIALVGDSAGGRLTLDLAHSLIEAPALGLIYPPIGELLLEYLGEDAPLLSRSDVLGIRKYCPEINAHQGDRRPPGTCIEVLTVAHDPLTLPMEAAVTNWRKAGASVGYRCAPQMVHAALHAQSQLPAMGAAWQDFCLKLKQRLNE; translated from the coding sequence ATGAACGTAGACGCCTTTATTGAGCGCTTTAGCGAAGGGCTGGCTGCAATGGAGGAGCTGCCCTTGCCACAAGCGCGCAGCGCCTACGATAAGCTTTGCCGCACGTTCGCTCCACCTGACCCGCCGGGAATGCGGATTGAAAATACTGTTTTGAGCGGCGTTAGCGTGCGCCGCTTTATTCCCCAACGGCCAACATCGGGCTGCGTGCTGTTTATCCATGGCGGCGGATTCACCATCGGCTCAGTGGAGAGCCACCACGGCACCGCCGTAAGCTTAGCTCAAGCGTTAGGGCGTGAATTGGTCAGCGTGAACTATCGGCTGGCGCCAGAGGTAGATTACGCGACTATGTTGGCAGACTGCCAAACGGTACGAACGGCCGTTCAACCTATCGCGTTAGTGGGTGACAGCGCCGGCGGGAGGTTAACTCTCGACCTTGCGCATTCACTTATCGAGGCACCGGCGTTAGGGTTGATTTACCCGCCGATTGGCGAACTGTTGCTGGAATATCTCGGTGAAGATGCACCGCTGCTGTCACGCAGTGACGTACTCGGCATTCGAAAATACTGCCCAGAAATCAATGCACATCAGGGTGATCGACGCCCTCCTGGCACTTGCATTGAAGTATTGACGGTAGCGCACGACCCGCTAACGCTGCCAATGGAAGCTGCCGTTACTAACTGGCGTAAAGCAGGGGCTTCGGTCGGCTATCGATGTGCACCGCAAATGGTGCACGCCGCCCTTCACGCCCAATCGCAACTGCCCGCAATGGGCGCGGCATGGCAGGACTTTTGCCTTAAACTAAAACAGCGCCTGAATGAATAA
- a CDS encoding thioesterase family protein — MIIHETHVAPEWVDYNGHMNDAEYARVFSQACESLIDHIGLDEAGREHYGYTTYTLETHLCYRREAHQGQSLKIELTLLDNDAKRLHVFFAMLDDAGNLLATSEQMLMGMAQDSGRSSPFPDAVAHLVAALPRASSDAWPELAGRTIGIRR; from the coding sequence ATGATCATCCATGAAACCCACGTTGCCCCCGAGTGGGTCGACTACAACGGACACATGAACGACGCGGAGTACGCCCGCGTCTTTTCCCAAGCCTGCGAATCGCTGATAGACCACATAGGCTTAGATGAAGCGGGCCGTGAGCACTATGGCTACACGACTTATACCCTGGAAACCCACCTTTGCTATCGGCGCGAGGCCCATCAAGGCCAATCGCTTAAGATAGAACTGACGCTACTCGATAACGATGCAAAACGTCTGCACGTGTTTTTTGCCATGCTAGACGATGCGGGCAACCTACTGGCGACCAGCGAACAAATGCTGATGGGCATGGCACAGGACTCTGGGCGATCAAGCCCGTTTCCAGACGCGGTCGCGCATCTTGTAGCAGCACTGCCACGGGCAAGCAGCGATGCCTGGCCGGAACTTGCTGGCCGCACCATTGGCATTCGACGCTAA